AGCTCGTGGCGTGCGACACGATGAACTTCTGGATCGAAAGCCGCCGTAGCGACCTCCTCGAGCTGCTCGGCCACGTGGATCTCGTCACGCTCAACGACGCCGAAGCGCGCCAGCTCACCGAGGAAGCGAACCTCGTGAAGGCGGCGCGCTGGATCCAGTCGCACGGCCCCAAGACCGTGATCATCAAGAAGGGCGAGCACGGCGCGCTCATGTTCGGACCCAGGAGCGTGTTCTTCTCGCCGGCCTTTCCGTTAGAAAACGTGTTCGACCCCACGGGCGCGGGCGATTCGTTCGCCGGCGGGTTCATCGGCTATCTCGCGCGCTGCGGCACCGTCACCGACACGAATCTCCGCCGGGCCGTGGTGTACGGCTCGGCCATGGGGTCGTTCGCCGTCGAGCGCTTCTCGATCACGCGGTTCCTCGAGATCGGCGAAGACGACATCGCGGCGCGCGTGCAGGAGTTCCATCGGTTAGTCAGCGTCGAGCAGGAGATTCCGGCGTGAGCGTGCCGCTCGACTACCGCGACGCCGGGGTCGACATCGACGCGGCCGACGCGGCCAAGCAGCGCATCAAGGCGCTGGTCGAGTCGACGTTCACGGCCGGCGCGCGCGGGAAGTTCGGCGGATTCGGCGGACAGTTCCGCGTGCCGCCGGGGATGCGCGCGCCGGTGCTGGTGTCGAGCGCCGACGGCGTGGGAACCAAGATCAAGGTGGCGATCGAGGCGAATCGCCACGACACGATCGGCCACGACCTGGTGAACCACTGCGTGAATGACATCCTGGTGCAGGGCGCGCTGCCGCTGTTCTTTCTCGACTACGTGGCGTTCGGCGTGCTGGTGCCCGAGGTGGTCGAGAGTGTGGTGCGCGGCGTGGCGGCGGGCTGCCGGGAGAACAAGTGTGCGCTGGTGGGCGGCGAGACGGCCGAGATGCCGGGGGTGTACACGCCGCCCGACTACGATCTGGCGGGGTTCATCGTGGGCTGCGTCGAGGAAGACGCGGTGCTGGGCGCCGAGCGGGTTCGGGTAGGCGATCGGCTCATCGGGCTTGCCAGCTCGGGACTGCACACGAACGGCTATTCGCTGGCCCGCAAGATCGTGTTCGAGCGGATGCGCCTAACGGTGGGCGCCCGGTTTCCGGGCGAAGACGGATCGGTGGCCGACGTGCTGCTCCGCGTCCATCGCTCGTATCGCGCGGCGCTCGAGCCGGTGCTTCACCTGGTGCACGCCATGGCGCACATTACCGGGGGCGGTCTCACGGGAAACGTGAATCGGGCGCTGCCGCCCAGCATGGATGCGGTGGTCCGGACGGCGTCGTGGCCGGTGCCTAACGTATTCCAAGTGCTGGCGCGCGGGGGCGATGTGCCGCGGGCCGAGATGTTCCGGGCGTTCAACATGGGGGTCGGGATGGTCGTGTTCGCGGCGCCCGGCGCCCAGGCCGACGTGATCGCCGCCGCGCGCGCGTGTTCGATCGACGCGTGGGAGTTAGGCGAGGTGCGCGCCGGTACGGGGCAGGTGACTCTGGCGTAGTCCAAGGAGGGGTCGAGCATGCAGCGTATCTGGTTCGTCTTCGCAGTTGCCGCAGCGATCGCCGCGCCGTCGGTGGGGGCGCAGGGGGTCGAGAATCCGCAGTGCAACCAGGTGATCGTGGCGACCGGTCCCGCGGGCGGTCCCGTCCGCAGTGAAGTGGCCGGCGGCGACGGATGCCAGAAGGCGGTGGACCTGTACCAGTACTTGAACACGCAGTTGGGCACGCTCGTCGCCGGCGGCAACGCGACGTTGGGCCAGGGTGGCACGTTAGGCGGGCTGGGCCACTTCAGCATCGGCGCGCGGGTGAACCTGCTCAACGCGAGCATCCCCGACGTGCAGGGCGTGAACGTCGGGCCGGGCGCGCCCGAGGCCAGCGGATACACGACCAACAACAAGACGGTCGTGTTCCCGGAAATCGACGGCGCGTTGGGCGTCTTCCGCGGCTTCCCGATCGGGCTCACGTACATCGGGGGACTCGACGCGCTCGTCAGCGCCTCGTATCTGCCGTCGGTAGAGCAGACGGGCGTGCGCATCGGCCATCCCACCGGCGCCATCCGGTTCGGCTACGGCGTTCGGTTAGGCCTGCTTCAGGAGACGGCGCTCACGCCGGGCATCTCCGTCACCTATCAGGAACGGAGCCTGCCCATGACGTCGATCTTCGCCACCGCCAGCTCCACGGAAAGCTTTTCCGTGCGCGACCTGGATCTTCGCACCAAAGCCTGGCGGGTCGTGGCCAGCAAGAATCTGCTCTGGGTGAGCCTCGCCGCGGGCTTCGGCCGCGACTACTACGACGCGAGCGCCAAGCTCACCTCCACAGTAGATGGCCAAGCGCAGCCGACGCCGGTGGCGCTCATGGTGAGCCCCACCCGCACCAGCATCTTCGGCGACGTCTCGCTCAACGTGATTCCGTTCGTGAAGCTGGTGGCCGAGTTAGGCAGAGTGTCCGGCGGCTCGGTGCGCACCTTCAACACGTTCGCCGACGACGTCAACCAGTCGCGCTGGTACGGGTCGATCGGCGCCCGCCTTGCGTTCTGACCGCCTAACGGAAACCCCGGCCGCGCGGCGCGATCGCGCGTTCATGCGCCGGGCGATCGACCTGGCCAAACGCGGCTGGGGCCAGACGGCGCCGAATCCCATGGTCGGCGCCGTCGTCGTTCGCGGCGACCACATCGTCGGCGAAGGCTGGCACGCGCGGTTCGGCGAACCGCACGCCGAGGCCGCGGCACTCGACGCCGCGGGACCGCTGGCCAAAGGCGCCACCGTATACGTGTCGCTCGAGCCGTGCGCGCACCAAGGCAAGACGCCGCCGTGCACGCGCGCCCTGATCGAGGCCGGCGTGTCGCGCGTCGTGATCGGCGCCCTGGACCCGAACCCGAAAGCGTCGGGCGGCGCGTCGCGCCTGCGCGATGCCGGCATCGACGTCGTTACAGGAATCGAGAAGCGCCGAGCGCTCGAGGTCGACCCCGCGTTTTTCTTTTCGTTCGGCGCGAACCGCCCGTGGATCACGCTCAAGCTGGCGCTCACGATCGATGGCGCCATCGCCGACGCCGCCGGCTGCTCGCGCTGGATCACCGGCCGCCGCGCTCGCGCCGCCGCGCACGAACTGCGCGCCGGCCACGACGCGGTGGCGGTCGGCATCGGCACGGTGCTGTCCGACAACCCACAGCTCACAGTTCGGGACGCACCCGCGCCGCGCATTTCCCCGCGCCGCGTTATCTTCGACCGCCACGCACGCACGCCGCTCGACTCGGCGCTCGTTCGCACCGCGCGCGACGTCCCGGTAATGGTCGTGGCCGAGCATCCCCCGGCCCGCGCTGCGCGCGCGTTGGAGGCGGCCGGGGTCACGGTGCTGCGGACGAGCTCGCTATATAATGGATTGGAACATCTGAAGTCGGAGGGTATCCGATCGCTGCTTGTCGAGGGCGGAGCGCGACTTACGGGTGCGCTCATGGAGCAATCTCTGATCGACCGTTTGGTTATCTTTCAGGGTCCTATCGTACTCGGCTCGGGAGCGCAGAATGCGTTCGCGTTCACGAACGGAACACCCATTGGACAGGCGCACCGGTTTCGAGTGCTCGAACGACGCGCATTCGGCGACGACAGCATGATCGTGTGCAGGCGGACTACAGGCGGACAACGCCGGACAGAGCCTGAGAACAGCGAAAGGCGGACAAGACGGACAAGGCCGGACAGAGCTTGAGAATCCCCGGTAGGCAGACGACGCGCAGCCGCGCCGGGATCAACAAAGACGCTGCTTGAGGTAAGGCAGAGAAAGCGCGGGCGTAAGCGCCCGAGAAATAACTCCTGGAACAATCACTTATGTACTCCGTGTTGCATACGTCTAAGCTTTTTCTCCGGCTCTGTCCGGCCTTGTCCGGCTTCAGTCCACGTGTCGCTGTTCTCCGGCTTTGTCCGGCGTTGTCCGCCTTCAGTCGGCCCTAACGTGTTCACCGGCATCATCTCCGACATTGGCACCATCGAACGGGTAGCGGACGTTCCGGCTGGCCGCGAGCTGCGCGTGCGCTCCGCGTTTGTCCGCCTGTCGGGAGGTGAGAGCATCGCGCTCAATGGCGCGTGCCTAACGGTACGCGAGCATGGTGACGGGTGGTTCAGCGTGGCGGCCGTGGTCACGACGCTCGAGCGCACGGAGATCGGCTCGTGGGAGCCGGGGACGCGCGTCAACCTCGAGCGTGCGCTCCGGGCGGGCGACAGGTTAGGCGGGCATCTCGTGCAGGGACACGTGGACGATACCGGCACCGTCGTCGGCGCGCGCACCGAGGGCGACGCGCGGCTGGTGGACGTCCGCCTTCCGCGGGAGCTGGCCGACCTCGTGGTGCCGCACGGATCGATTGCGCTGGACGGCGTGAGCCTTACCGTGAACGACATGCCGGCGGTCGATGTGGTGCAGGTGTCGCTCATCGACTACACGCTGCGCCACACCACGCTGGGCGATCTCGCGCCTGGGCGGCGCGTGCACGTCGAAGCGGACGTGATCGGCAAGTACGTGCAGCGGCTCGTGGCCCCATACCTCGCGGCGGTGCGCTGACCATGCCCTTCGGAACCGTCGAGCAGGCCATCGCCGACATCGCCGCCGGCCGCATGATCATCGTGGCCGACGACGAGGATCGCGAGAACGAAGGTGATCTCATCTGCGCCGCCCAGCTGGTGACGCCGGAGATCATCACCTTCATGGCCAAGCGCGCCAGCGGTCTGATCTGCCTCGCGCTCACCGGCGAGCGCTGCGACCAACTCGGCCTAACGTTAGTCAGCGAGAACAACATCGACGCCTATCGCACGGCGTACACGCAGAGCATCGACGCCGCGCCGCGATTCGGCGTGACCACCGGCATCTCGGCGCAGGACCGCGCGCGCACCATTCAGGTGGCGGTGGATCCGGCGTCGCTGCCCGGCGATCTGCGCTACGGCGGGCACATCCAGCCGCTGCGCGGGCGCGATGGCGGCGTGCTGCAACGCGTCGGCCATACCGAAGCGGCCATCGATCTGGCGCGGCGCGCCGGGTTGTACCCGGCGGGCGTGATCTGCGAGATCCTGCGCGACGAGGATGGCCAGCCCGCGCGCCGGCCCGAGCTCGAGCAATTCGCCGAGCGGCACGGGCTCACGTTCATCACCGTCGCCGAAGTGGTGGCGCACCGGCTCAAGACCGAGCGGTTGGTGCACCGGGTGGCCGAGGCGCGGCTGCCGACGGAGTGGGGCGAGTGGCGCATCAGCGGCTACCGCAACGACGTCGACCAGCACGAGCACATCGCCCTCGTGTTCGGCGACGTGCACGACGGCGAGCACGTGCTGGTGCGCATGCACTCCAAGTGCCTAACGGGAGACGTGTTCGGCTCGCTGCGCTGCGACTGCGGCTGGCAGCTCCAGGCCGCCATGCAGATGATCGCCGAGGAAGGCCGGGGCGTGGTGGTGTACCTGGATCAGGAAGGGCGGGGCATCGGACTGCTCAACAAGCTCAAGGCGTACGAGCTGCAGGACGGCGGCGCCGACACGGTCGAAGCGAACGAGCGGCTCGGATTCAAGCCCGACCTGCGCAACTACGGCATCGGCGCGCAGATTTTGCTCGACCTGGGGCTCAAGTCCATCCGGCCGCTGACCAACAACCCGCGCAAGCTCGTCGGGCTCGAGGGCTACGGCCTGACGGTGGACGAGCGCGTCCCGATTCGCGCGCCGGCCACGAGCGAGAATCGCGACTACCTCGAAACCAAGCAGACGAAGCTCGGACACCTGCTCGCGCACTGATGCCCGAATTCGCCGGAACTCCCGTTGGGCAAGGCCGCCGGATCGCGGTCGTGGTCAGCCGGTTCAACGAAGCCGTCACCCAGTGCCTGGTGGACGGCGCGATGGACGCGCTGACGCGCCACGGCGTCGCCTACGATGACATCGACGTGGTGTGGGTGCCGGGCGCGTGGGAGCTGCCGGCCGCGGCGCGCGCGCTGCTCGCGTCCGAGCGATACCACGCGCTGGTTGCGTTGGGCGCGGTGATCCGCGGCGACACGCCGCACTTCGATGTCGTCGCGCGCGAGTCGACGAGCGGCCTCGCCAACGTCGCCGCCGAATACGACACGCCGGTCACGTTGGGCGTGCTCACGTGCGACACGATGGAGCAAGCGGCGGCGCGCGCCGGGGGCACGCACGGCAACAAAGGGTGGGACGCCGCGATTGCCGCGCTCGAGATGGCGGACCTGCTCGACCGGTTGAACGTGGCGGATGAGGGTTGAGACGCGCGCCCGCGCGCGGGCGCTCCAGGCGGTGTACGCATGGGATGTGCGCGGGGCCGGCAGCCAGGGGAACGCCGCCCTGCCGCGCGTGGCCGAGCGGATGTGGGACGACCTGGCGCTCGCCCGGCCGCTGCGGGACCGTGCGATGGCCTTGGTGCGGGCGGTGGCGGCGGAGGAGCGGGCGATCGATGCGGACCTCACGGACGTGACCACCAACTGGCGCCTCGATCGGTTAGGCGCCGTGGAGCGATCCATCTTGCGGTTAGGCGCAGCGGAGCTGCGGCTGGGCGCCACGCCCCCGAAGGTCGTCGTGCAGGAGTCCGTTAGGCTGGCCGAGCGTTTCGCCGGGGAGGACAGCGCGCGGTTCGTCAACGGCGTGCTCGACGCGCTCGCCCGTCGGTCAGGCAAGTTGTGAGCGCGCCCGCACGGCCGCTCCGCATCCTGCTCGTCAACTGGCAGGACCGCGAGAACCCGCAGGCCGGCGGCGCCGAGACCCATCTCCACGAAATCTTCGGCCGGCTGGCCGCGGCCGGCCACCGCGTCACGCTGCTCTGCAGCGGTTGGGACGCTTGCGCGCCGCGCACGGTGCTCGACGGCATCGATGTCCATCGCGTCGGTACTCGGTATACGTTTCAGTTCATGGCGCGTCGATATTACAAGCGCCACCTGGCGGCAGCAGGCGATGATGTGCTGGTCGAGGACATCAACAAGATTCCGTTGTACACCACGCGCTGGACGACGCGGCCGGTGATGGCGTTGGTCCCGCATCTTTTCGGCACCACGGCATTTCAGGAGGTGTCGTACCTGATGGCCGGCATGGTCTGGGCGCTCGAGCGCCCGCTCGTCCACTACTACAACAACGCGCCGTTCGAGGCGATCAGCGAGAGCACGGCGGAGGATCTGGTGGCGCGCGGCATCGCGCGCTCGCGCATCCGCGTCATCTATCCGGGGATCGACTCCACGAATTACACGCCGGCGCCGGCACCGGGGGCTCGCGCTCGCCAACCGCTGTTCGTCTATCTCGGACGGCTCAAACGCTACAAGCGCGTGGATCTCATCATTCGCGCGTTCGCGGCGATGCAGCACCCGACCGCCGCGCTGGCGATCGCAGGGACCGGCGATTACCGGCCGGAGTTGGAACGGCTCTCGCAGTCGCTTGACCTTGGAGGCAGGGTACGGTTTCTTGGGTTCATCGATGACGCAACGAAGTTGTCCCTGGTGCGCGAAGCATGGGCGCTCGCGCTGACATCGCCAAAGGAGGGATGGGGGATCACCAACTTCGAGGCAGCGGCCTGCGCGACGCCGGTCGTGGCGTCGGATTCGCCGGGGTTGCGCGAGTCGGTGCGCGACGGGGAGACCGGGTTTCTGGTGCCGCATGGAGACATTCCGGCGCTGACGGCGGCCTTTGCGCGCCTGGCGGCGGATCCCGCGCTCGTCGAACGGCTCGGCGCCAACGGGCGCCGCTTCGCGGAGCGGTTCACCTGGCCGGACGCCGCGCGCCTAACGGAACAACATCTCGGGGAGATCGTTGGAGCGTCGAAGGAGGGGTAGCCCTGTGGACATCACCGTACAAGCCCATCACATGGAACTTTCCAACATGCTGCGGACGCGCGCCGAACGCGTGATCGGCCGGCTCGGCTCGCTGCTCCATCGGCCGGTGGACGCGACCGTGCGCTTCGAGCAGGACGGCAGCACGCGCAAGGTCGAGATCGTGTTGCACACGCCGCGGCGCCGCGCCCTGGTCGGCGCGGCGCGGCATCGGAGCGCCGGTATTGCGTTAGCCGAAGCAGCGCGGCGCGTCGAAGCGCAGATCCTGCGCCTCAAGCGGCCCGCGAACGAGCGGCGCCCGAAAACGGCGCGCGCGTGACCAAACCGCTCACGGTGGCGCGTCTGCTCGACCTGCTGCGCGATACGCTGCAGCTCGAGCTCGTCGGCGATGGCGCGGGACTGGACCGGGTGATCTCGGTGAACGAGGTCTCGAGCCCCGGCCTCGTGCTGGCGGGGTTCGTCGAGCGCTTTCCATCCAAGCGGATGCAGGTATTCGGCGAGACCGAGATCACGTATCTCCTGTCGCTGCCGGAAGACCGCCGCCGCATGGTGCTCGAGCGGTTCTTCTCGTTCGACGTCCCGTGCGCGGTGGTCACCAAGCGGCTGGATGTGCCTAACGAGATGCGCGACATCGCCGCCAGCCACGGCGTCGCGGTGCTGCGGTCGAGCCTCAAGACCACCGAGTTTTACCGCCGCGTCAAGCCGGCGCTCGACGAGGAATTTGCGCCGAGCACCACGCTGCACGCGTCGCTGGCCGACGTCTACGGCGTCGGGCTGCTGTTCGTTGGGCGAAGCGGCATCGGCAAATCGGAGTGCGTGCTCGATCTGGTCGAGCGCGGACACCGGCTGGTGGCCGACGACATTGTGATCGCCACCCGCCGCGGCAACGACGTGCTCATCGGACGCGGGCACGAGCTGCAGCGGCACCACATGGAGATTCGCGGCGTCGGCGTGATCGACATTCCATCGGTGTTTGGCATCCGCTCGGTGCGCCAGCAGAAGCGCATCGAGGTGGTGGTGCAGCTCGAGCACTGGGATCAGGCGGATCAGGTGGATCGCACCGGACTCGACGGGGCGACGGCGACCATTCTCGACGTGCCGATTCCGCGCGTGACGATTCCGCTCAACCCGGGAAAAAACATCACGGTGGTGGCGGAGGTGGTCGCGATGAACCATCTGCTGCGCTACAGCGGGATCAATGCCGCCGAAGCGTTCAACGAACGACTCATGAGCCGCATGCGCGCCGCGTCCGACGTGCGGCAATATCTGGCGGAAGACGATGAGTGAGACTGCGAGCCCGCCGACGCCGGCGGGTCCCAAGGCGATCGTCCTCGCGCACGGCACGGTGGCCGAAGCGCTGGTGGAGGCGGTCGATCTGATCACCGGACGCGGCGACCGGTTCTCGCCGCTCTCCAACCAGAATCTGGGCGCGGCGCAGATCGACGCGCTGCTGCGCGAGCGCATCGATGCGTTAGGCGCGCGCGTCATCTTCACCGACTTGCCCGCGGGCAGCTGCAACTTTGCCGCCTGCCGGGTGCTCAAGGACCGGCCCGATCTGATCGTCGTGACCGGCGTCAATTTGCCGGCGCTGCTGCAGTACGCGCTGCGCGACGGCGTGTCCGACGCGGATGCGATAGCGGCCGCCGTCGAGCGCGGCGGGAGCGCGCTGCGCGTGCTCACGGGGCGCCCGCGTGCCAATTGAGCTCTACCGCATCGACGATCGCCTGATTCACGGCCAGGTGATCGTCGGCTGGGGCCAGCCGATGGACCTGGGGTTCGTGGTGCTGGTGGACGATGAGGTGGCGGGGAGCGAGTGGGAGCGCGAGCTGTACCGCATGGGCGTACCGCCGGAGGTGGCGCTGTACTTCGCGTCGGTGGACGACGCGGTGGCGCACCTGGCGGAGTGGCGGGCCGATCCGCGGCACGGCATCCTGCTCACGGGCGACGTGGACACCATGCGCCGCCTAACGGAGCGGGCGCCGGCGATCCGCGAGGTGAACGTCGGCGGCATCCACCATCGCCCGGGCCGCACGGAGCGGCTGCGCTACCTGTTCCTGAGTCCGGAGGAAGAGCAGGCGCTGCGCGCGATGGACGCGCGCGGCGTCACGGTCACCGTGCGCGACGTGCCGTCGGCGCGCGCGATGCGGTTAGGCGAGCTGGCGGGCGCCCGCTCGGCATGATCGCCGCCGCCCAGCTGCTCCCGTTCTCGCTCCTCGGCGCCCTGTTGGGCGCGGACGTCGTGAGCTTCCCGCAGGCGATGCTGTCGCGGCCGATCGTCGCCGCGACGTTAGGCGGCGCGCTGGCCGGCAACGTCGCCGCCGGCGTGCTCACCGGCGCCGTGCTCGAAATGGTCGCCATGGAGACGCTGCCCGTGGGCGCATCGCGCTATCCGGAGTGGGGCAGCGCCTCGCTCGTCGGCGGCGCCATCGCCGGATCCCACCTCGTGATGCGCCCGGGCGCCATCATTCTGGGCGTGTTCGTAGGCATCGCGACGGCCTGGGCCGGCGGGTGGAGCATGTACGCGCTGCGACGCCTCAACGGGGTGTGGGCCGAGCGCGCGCTCCCGGCCATGGAAGCGGGATCCCGGCGCGCCGTGATGACGCTCCAGATCAGGTGCCTAACGGCGGACCTGCTCCGTGCCGCGATCGTCACCGCCATCGCGCTCCTGGTGTGGACGCCGATCAACGACTTCGTGCTGGCGCACTGGACCGTGGGGCGCGCGGCGTCGCATTCGATTCTCGCCGCGGCGGCAGCCGCGGTGGCGGGAGGCGCGATCTGGCGGCAGTCGCACGGCGCGGCCGGATCGAAATGGTATCTCCTGGCCGGCGCCGTGTTGGGCGTCGTGCTGGTGATCGTCGCGTGACCGGGCCCGATCGCGCCCCGACGGCGATCGCGCCCGCGCTCTCGTGGAGCGCGCGCATCGCCGTGTTCACGCGCATGTTCGCCGTGCAGGGCTCGTGGAACTACGAGACCATGCTCGGCCCGGGCATCGGGTTTTGCGCCGAGCCGGCGCTGCGCGAGCTGCCGGGCGGTCCGGACGGTCCGGCCTACAAGGACGCGCTCGCGCGCGAGACGCGATACTTCAACGCGCACCCGTATCTCGCGGCGGTGGCGATCGGCGCGCTCGTGCGCGCCGAGCTCGAAGGCAGGCCGGCGGCGCAGATCGAACGCTTTCGCACCGCGATGTGCGGTCCGTTGGGCAGCCTCGGGGACCGGCTCGTGTGGGCGGGATGGCTTCCGTTCTGCTCGCTCGTCGCGCTGCTCGCGTTCGGCTTGCGGGCATCGCCGTTGGTCATCGTGATTCTGTTTCTCGGCTTGTACAACGCCGGGCACGTTGCGCTGCGCGCCTGGGGCGTGAACACGGGATGGCGCGGCGGTCTGCGCGTCGCCGCATCGCTCGGCAGCCCCTTGCTGCAGCGCGGGCCGCAGTATCTGGCGCGCGCCGTGCTGTTCCTGGCCGGACTGGCGCTCCCGTTAGCCATTGCCCGCGTGATCGGCCGGCGCGGGTTGGAGATTCCGTCGCACGACTGGACGATCGCGTTGCCGCTCGCGGCGCTCTTCGCGATCGTCCTGGCCGCGCTTCTCGTCCGCCTGCCCGCGCGCGTAGAAGGATGGCGCGCCGCGCTGGTGGTGCTCGCCGTACTGATCCTCATCTCGATCGCCAGATGATCATGGAACGCTCCGTTAGGATCGTGAACAAGAACGGCCTGCACGCGCGCCCCGCGGCGGAACTGGTGAAGACCGCGTCGAAGTTCCAGAGCGAGATCACGATGGTGCGCGACGATCTCGAGGTGAACGGCAAGAGCATCATGGGCGTGATGATGCTGGCGGCCGAGTGCGGCGCCGAGCTGGTGGTGCGCGCCGATGGGCCGGACGCGGAGCAGGCGGTGCAGGCGATCGCAGATTTGGTGGCGCGCAAATTCGGCGAGCAATGAAGCCGGACAGTACGGACGGAGCCGGATACGGCTGAAGGCGGACAGGGCGGACACGCCGGACACGACCGGACGAAAAGCTGAAGGCGGACAAGACGGGACACGCCGGAGACGACCGGGCGAACTCTTGAGATTTTGTCGACTGATTTCTCGGGAAATAGAAATGGATATCAATTCCGTTAGAACAAAACTCAATTCGTTGGCGGCATTCGGGTGTGGGGCTGTGAAAGCTCACGTCCAGGCGTGCCTAGTCGTGTCACGCCGTGTTCGCCTTCAATCTTGTCCGCCTTTAGCCGCTTATCCGGCCGTGTCTGGCTCTGTCGGTTTTGTCCGCCTTCAGCTTTCTCGTCCGGCCGTATCCGGCGCTGTCCGTTTTGTCCGCCTTCAGCTTTTCGTCCGGCCGTGTCCGGCTTTGTCCGGACGTGTCCGCCTTCAACTTTTCGTCCGGCCGTGTCCGGCCGTGTCCCGCCGTGTCCGCCTGTAAGCTGGACGGGATTCCCGCGTCGCCCGGCATCATTCTGGGCACGGTGCACCTCCTCTTGTGGGAGGTGCCCGAGGTGCCGCAGCGCATCGTCGGTGACGACGAGATCGAGCCGGAGATCGCGCGCTTTCACGCGACGCTGGAGCGCGCGCGCGAGCGGCTGCGCCGGGTGCGTGCGCGTGCAGCGGGGCAGGCCGGCGAAGAAGAAGCGCGCATCTTCGACGCGCAGCTCTTCATCCTCGAGGACACGGAGCTCATCGGGCGCGTGGAGGGGCTGGTCAGGCAGAATCTGAGCGCCGAGTCGGCGTTCGAGATCACCATGTTGGAGTGGCGGCACCATTTCGCGCGGCACGCGTCGCCGATGATGCGGGAGCGCGTGGGCGACATCACCGACGTGCAGATCCGCGTCTTGTCGCTGCTGTTAGGCCTGCCCGATCACGACCCGGTGGACCTGCCCAAGGGCGCGAACGCGATCCTGGTGACGCACGATCTGACGCCGAGCCTGACAGTGCAGCTGGATCGGGACGCGATCGCGGCGATCGCGACCGACGCCGGCACGCACGTGTCGCACGTGGCGATCCTCGCCCGATCGTTAGGCATCCCGGCGGTGGTCGGGCTGCGCCGCGCCACCCAGACCTTGCGGGGCGGCGAGCGCGCCATCCTCGACGGCGGCGCGGGCACGCTCGTGATCGAGCCCAGCGACGAGGAGATCTCGGCCTTCAAAGAGCGCTCGCGGCGCGAGGTGGCCATGGCCGAGCAGCTCGCGGGACTCACGGGCGTCGAGCCCGTCACGCGCGACGGCATTCGCCTAACGCTGCGCGCGAACGTCGACCTGCCCGACGAAGCGTCGGCGGCCGTCACCAGCGGCGCCGACGGCGTCGGGCTCATGCGCACCGAATTCCTCATGGTGGGCCGCACCACGCTGCCCGACGAGGAGGAGCAGTACCGCGCCTATCGGCGCGTCGTGCAGGCGTTCGCGCACCATCCCGTCGTCATCCGCACCTTCGACATCGGCGGCGACAAACTCCCCGTCGGCGGATATCCCACCGAGGCGAATCCCTTCCTCGGCTGGCGCGCCATCCGGATGTGCCTCGACGAACAGGACATCTTCCTGGTCCAACTGCGCGCGCTCCTCCGGGCCGCCACGCACGGCGACCTGCGCATCATGCTGCCGCTCGTCGTGAGCGTCGACGAAGTGCGCCGCACGCGCGCCCTCATCGCGCAAGCGGCCGCCGAGCTCGCCCAACGCGGGGTCCCGTACCGCGACGACGTCCCGCTCGGCGTGATGGTCGAAACGCCGGCGGCGGCGATCGCAGCGGACA
Above is a window of Gemmatimonadaceae bacterium DNA encoding:
- the nusB gene encoding transcription antitermination factor NusB produces the protein MRVETRARARALQAVYAWDVRGAGSQGNAALPRVAERMWDDLALARPLRDRAMALVRAVAAEERAIDADLTDVTTNWRLDRLGAVERSILRLGAAELRLGATPPKVVVQESVRLAERFAGEDSARFVNGVLDALARRSGKL
- a CDS encoding riboflavin synthase, translating into MFTGIISDIGTIERVADVPAGRELRVRSAFVRLSGGESIALNGACLTVREHGDGWFSVAAVVTTLERTEIGSWEPGTRVNLERALRAGDRLGGHLVQGHVDDTGTVVGARTEGDARLVDVRLPRELADLVVPHGSIALDGVSLTVNDMPAVDVVQVSLIDYTLRHTTLGDLAPGRRVHVEADVIGKYVQRLVAPYLAAVR
- the ribH gene encoding 6,7-dimethyl-8-ribityllumazine synthase, with product MPEFAGTPVGQGRRIAVVVSRFNEAVTQCLVDGAMDALTRHGVAYDDIDVVWVPGAWELPAAARALLASERYHALVALGAVIRGDTPHFDVVARESTSGLANVAAEYDTPVTLGVLTCDTMEQAAARAGGTHGNKGWDAAIAALEMADLLDRLNVADEG
- the purM gene encoding phosphoribosylformylglycinamidine cyclo-ligase, with the protein product MSVPLDYRDAGVDIDAADAAKQRIKALVESTFTAGARGKFGGFGGQFRVPPGMRAPVLVSSADGVGTKIKVAIEANRHDTIGHDLVNHCVNDILVQGALPLFFLDYVAFGVLVPEVVESVVRGVAAGCRENKCALVGGETAEMPGVYTPPDYDLAGFIVGCVEEDAVLGAERVRVGDRLIGLASSGLHTNGYSLARKIVFERMRLTVGARFPGEDGSVADVLLRVHRSYRAALEPVLHLVHAMAHITGGGLTGNVNRALPPSMDAVVRTASWPVPNVFQVLARGGDVPRAEMFRAFNMGVGMVVFAAPGAQADVIAAARACSIDAWELGEVRAGTGQVTLA
- a CDS encoding PfkB family carbohydrate kinase — its product is MTVLVVGSIALDSVETPFGRAENVLGGSAVFFAASASLLTDVQMVGVVGSDYPVDQLDVLAERGVDLTGIERAQGESFRWRGRYRHDLNTAETLETRLGVFSHFRPKIPEAFRDAPFVFLGNIDPRLQLDVLQQVHKPQLVACDTMNFWIESRRSDLLELLGHVDLVTLNDAEARQLTEEANLVKAARWIQSHGPKTVIIKKGEHGALMFGPRSVFFSPAFPLENVFDPTGAGDSFAGGFIGYLARCGTVTDTNLRRAVVYGSAMGSFAVERFSITRFLEIGEDDIAARVQEFHRLVSVEQEIPA
- the ribD gene encoding bifunctional diaminohydroxyphosphoribosylaminopyrimidine deaminase/5-amino-6-(5-phosphoribosylamino)uracil reductase RibD translates to MRSDRLTETPAARRDRAFMRRAIDLAKRGWGQTAPNPMVGAVVVRGDHIVGEGWHARFGEPHAEAAALDAAGPLAKGATVYVSLEPCAHQGKTPPCTRALIEAGVSRVVIGALDPNPKASGGASRLRDAGIDVVTGIEKRRALEVDPAFFFSFGANRPWITLKLALTIDGAIADAAGCSRWITGRRARAAAHELRAGHDAVAVGIGTVLSDNPQLTVRDAPAPRISPRRVIFDRHARTPLDSALVRTARDVPVMVVAEHPPARAARALEAAGVTVLRTSSLYNGLEHLKSEGIRSLLVEGGARLTGALMEQSLIDRLVIFQGPIVLGSGAQNAFAFTNGTPIGQAHRFRVLERRAFGDDSMIVCRRTTGGQRRTEPENSERRTRRTRPDRA
- a CDS encoding bifunctional 3,4-dihydroxy-2-butanone-4-phosphate synthase/GTP cyclohydrolase II gives rise to the protein MPFGTVEQAIADIAAGRMIIVADDEDRENEGDLICAAQLVTPEIITFMAKRASGLICLALTGERCDQLGLTLVSENNIDAYRTAYTQSIDAAPRFGVTTGISAQDRARTIQVAVDPASLPGDLRYGGHIQPLRGRDGGVLQRVGHTEAAIDLARRAGLYPAGVICEILRDEDGQPARRPELEQFAERHGLTFITVAEVVAHRLKTERLVHRVAEARLPTEWGEWRISGYRNDVDQHEHIALVFGDVHDGEHVLVRMHSKCLTGDVFGSLRCDCGWQLQAAMQMIAEEGRGVVVYLDQEGRGIGLLNKLKAYELQDGGADTVEANERLGFKPDLRNYGIGAQILLDLGLKSIRPLTNNPRKLVGLEGYGLTVDERVPIRAPATSENRDYLETKQTKLGHLLAH